A single region of the Synechococcus sp. C9 genome encodes:
- a CDS encoding transposase: MASRWSIDRVDTPITPTSTRTGKKKSQWTTLIIIDSQAVKNTCNASIDSKGYCFYKATNGIKRHLAVDTLGFPFFTHCTPAHVSDDVGLVEMLTLNMDYFRAKPVTIPKITILLDRGYHINFLIKELEQIYPEIMTKIRFELSTKPSKQKKSGFVPVTARWVIERSNAWMERCKSLVKNFERTLTHAVTKINLCFIRLMVKRLASPP, translated from the coding sequence ATGGCGAGCCGCTGGAGTATTGACCGAGTTGATACACCGATTACACCAACAAGTACGAGAACAGGTAAAAAAAAATCCCAATGGACAACCCTAATCATCATTGACTCCCAAGCGGTAAAAAATACTTGTAATGCGAGTATTGATTCTAAAGGATATTGTTTCTACAAAGCCACTAATGGTATCAAGCGACATCTAGCTGTAGATACCCTTGGGTTTCCTTTTTTCACTCATTGTACGCCTGCCCATGTATCGGATGATGTGGGATTAGTGGAAATGCTGACCCTAAATATGGATTATTTTAGAGCCAAGCCGGTGACGATTCCCAAAATTACGATTTTGTTAGACCGGGGGTATCATATTAACTTTTTAATCAAAGAATTGGAGCAGATTTATCCAGAAATTATGACTAAAATCCGCTTTGAATTGTCAACGAAGCCGTCAAAACAAAAGAAATCAGGCTTTGTGCCTGTGACAGCCAGGTGGGTAATTGAGCGGTCGAATGCTTGGATGGAGCGGTGCAAGAGTCTGGTCAAGAACTTTGAACGAACTCTGACCCATGCCGTCACCAAAATAAACCTATGTTTTATTCGCCTTATGGTGAAGCGTCTCGCATCTCCTCCTTGA
- a CDS encoding PIN domain-containing protein, with the protein MEAEAVLGIIKLWELRQLELVASQSLLFEANQNTNPVRKSYTLEILQKVDQFIDLSDQIENRSRKFVDMGVKPMDSLHLASAIEAKADYFCTCDDRFLKRAKLLDTEPTKVFSPLELALELNL; encoded by the coding sequence ATGGAAGCAGAAGCAGTTTTGGGTATAATAAAATTATGGGAACTAAGACAACTAGAGCTTGTTGCCTCTCAGTCTCTGTTATTTGAAGCAAACCAAAATACAAATCCCGTGAGAAAATCTTACACCCTAGAAATACTGCAAAAGGTAGATCAATTTATTGACTTGAGTGATCAAATAGAAAATCGCTCAAGGAAATTTGTTGATATGGGAGTCAAGCCGATGGATTCGCTACATTTAGCATCTGCAATAGAAGCAAAAGCAGACTATTTTTGTACCTGTGATGATAGGTTTCTAAAAAGGGCAAAACTTCTTGACACAGAACCAACCAAAGTATTTAGTCCCTTAGAGCTTGCTTTGGAGTTAAATCTATGA
- a CDS encoding addiction module protein has product MRSIEQLTEEILSLPSELRALLADKLVESLEFDTDPTIQAVWVTEAKRRRDEVRNGSVQPISGEDALAQVRRLIER; this is encoded by the coding sequence ATGCGTTCAATCGAGCAACTAACTGAAGAAATACTGTCCCTGCCTAGCGAGTTAAGAGCGCTCTTGGCTGACAAGTTAGTGGAAAGCTTGGAGTTCGATACCGACCCAACGATTCAGGCAGTTTGGGTAACTGAAGCCAAGCGTCGGAGAGATGAGGTGCGAAATGGTTCTGTTCAACCAATTTCAGGCGAAGATGCTTTAGCGCAAGTCAGACGGCTGATTGAGCGATGA
- a CDS encoding type II toxin-antitoxin system RelE/ParE family toxin produces the protein MRYVFHPEALNEYAEAVQYYTEQRVEVAQAFINAIENAVYRIRESPTRYAAIDEDVRRCMARKFPYGVLYTIEQDYILILAIMHCSRKPGYWKSRK, from the coding sequence ATGAGGTATGTATTTCATCCTGAAGCGTTGAATGAATATGCCGAAGCAGTTCAGTACTACACAGAGCAGAGAGTTGAGGTTGCTCAAGCGTTCATAAACGCAATTGAGAATGCAGTTTATCGGATCAGGGAGTCTCCAACCCGTTATGCGGCAATTGATGAAGATGTTCGACGATGTATGGCGCGCAAGTTTCCTTATGGTGTTCTCTACACAATTGAGCAAGATTACATTCTGATTCTGGCGATCATGCATTGCAGCCGTAAGCCTGGGTACTGGAAAAGTCGCAAGTAA